One window of Maridesulfovibrio ferrireducens genomic DNA carries:
- a CDS encoding CoA-binding protein: MLLLDEKKLAALLNEVKVIAVIGAVDKPGRPVDMVGRYLIEAGFKVIPVHPKRQDVWGLKTYKSILDIPEHIDLVDVFRAPGFCPDHAEECLKLNTIPKVFWMQQGIYSPESREILSVKKITVIEDRCIMVDHKRLVGKKL; the protein is encoded by the coding sequence ATGTTGTTGCTTGATGAAAAAAAGTTAGCCGCACTTCTGAATGAGGTCAAGGTCATAGCCGTAATCGGTGCTGTCGATAAACCGGGCAGACCCGTTGATATGGTGGGCCGCTATCTGATTGAAGCCGGATTTAAAGTTATTCCTGTTCATCCTAAAAGACAGGATGTATGGGGACTGAAAACCTATAAGTCCATTCTTGATATCCCTGAACATATTGACCTTGTAGATGTTTTCAGAGCACCGGGATTTTGCCCGGACCATGCTGAAGAATGTTTAAAACTGAATACAATTCCAAAAGTTTTCTGGATGCAGCAAGGCATATACAGCCCTGAATCCCGGGAAATTCTAAGCGTAAAAAAAATTACTGTCATTGAAGACCGATGTATAATGGTTGACCATAAAAGACTCGTAGGCAAAAAATTATGA
- a CDS encoding AMIN domain-containing protein: MPVKNKKIIQCPFCNSNRLYLRRGLVSDAFISLLTPVKSFTCGSCSRSFRKYNNYFTSKQALVHILIILALVAFTRPSLINPGNWLMQEQVTQPEKPIQLKPQSAETLPEDQFTDNGIAATANATGKFNATLAYKPKKLDNATVLDVYNGTSNDTVETMQVDVDTSEVSFNATEQNATVPKITAKTALQGGRLNSIYFKNIGGKTRINLDMGGSPLSYTSFFLRTPDRLVVDIHGSWEYFGPTTLKPENPIFSKFRIGIYENKLRMVMDLKGDTPAPTIMKTDTGLNIDVK, translated from the coding sequence ATGCCCGTCAAAAATAAAAAAATTATTCAGTGCCCTTTTTGCAACAGTAACCGTCTCTATCTCAGACGCGGATTAGTTTCTGACGCATTCATTTCACTACTGACACCAGTAAAATCATTTACCTGTGGTTCGTGCAGCCGAAGTTTCAGAAAATACAACAACTACTTTACCAGCAAACAGGCTCTTGTTCACATTCTGATAATACTTGCTCTCGTCGCTTTTACCCGCCCCAGCCTGATTAATCCCGGAAACTGGTTGATGCAGGAACAAGTTACTCAGCCTGAAAAACCTATTCAGTTGAAACCACAAAGCGCTGAAACTTTGCCCGAAGATCAATTCACAGACAACGGAATTGCAGCTACGGCAAATGCGACAGGGAAATTTAACGCAACTCTGGCCTACAAACCAAAAAAGTTAGATAACGCCACGGTTCTGGATGTATATAATGGTACATCAAACGACACTGTCGAGACAATGCAAGTAGATGTTGACACTTCTGAAGTAAGTTTCAATGCAACAGAACAGAATGCGACTGTACCCAAAATTACAGCCAAAACAGCCTTACAAGGCGGAAGACTTAATTCGATATACTTCAAAAATATCGGAGGGAAAACGCGGATCAACCTTGATATGGGTGGTTCTCCGCTCTCCTACACTTCCTTTTTCCTGCGTACTCCGGACAGACTGGTTGTCGATATTCACGGCAGCTGGGAATATTTCGGACCGACCACTTTGAAACCTGAAAATCCGATTTTTTCCAAATTCAGAATCGGAATTTATGAGAATAAATTACGCATGGTAATGGACCTCAAAGGTGACACTCCGGCTCCGACAATTATGAAGACTGACACGGGTCTAAATATTGATGTAAAATAG
- the hisF gene encoding imidazole glycerol phosphate synthase subunit HisF, giving the protein MLSKRVIPCLDVRNGILTKGVKFKDNVDIGDPVATAKMYYEQGADEIVFYDITASSEGRGIFLDVVERVASEIFIPFSVGGGINSVEDMRAVLMAGAEKVSVNSGAVKNPDIISQGAAAFGSQCIVLGMDVKRVPKSEQIPSGFEIVINGGRKFMGIDALDWAKTCEALGAGEICLNSIDADGTKDGYDLELTKLIAESVTVPVIASGGAGHPQHMVDAVTEGRATAALIASIVHYGEYTIPQLKEHMASKGVKTRSTW; this is encoded by the coding sequence ATGCTTAGCAAACGAGTCATACCCTGTCTGGACGTGCGCAACGGAATCCTTACTAAGGGTGTTAAATTTAAAGACAACGTTGATATCGGTGACCCCGTTGCAACAGCAAAGATGTATTACGAACAAGGTGCTGATGAAATCGTATTTTACGACATCACAGCTTCGTCTGAAGGACGCGGAATTTTTCTGGATGTTGTAGAACGTGTTGCTTCTGAAATATTCATTCCCTTCTCTGTCGGCGGAGGAATAAACTCTGTCGAAGATATGCGCGCAGTACTTATGGCTGGTGCAGAAAAAGTATCCGTGAACTCCGGCGCTGTTAAAAATCCCGACATTATCAGTCAGGGCGCGGCAGCTTTCGGATCACAGTGCATTGTTTTAGGAATGGACGTTAAAAGAGTACCTAAATCTGAACAAATCCCTTCGGGTTTTGAAATAGTCATCAACGGCGGACGCAAGTTCATGGGCATCGATGCTCTCGACTGGGCCAAAACCTGTGAAGCTCTCGGAGCCGGTGAAATCTGCCTCAACTCAATTGACGCAGACGGAACAAAAGACGGATACGACCTTGAACTGACCAAACTGATAGCTGAAAGCGTAACCGTTCCTGTCATCGCATCAGGCGGAGCAGGACACCCTCAGCACATGGTTGATGCCGTTACTGAAGGCCGCGCAACCGCAGCTCTTATAGCTTCCATCGTTCATTACGGTGAGTATACTATTCCTCAGCTGAAAGAGCACATGGCTTCAAAAGGGGTTAAAACCCGCTCCACTTGGTAG
- a CDS encoding glycosyltransferase family 4 protein, whose translation MIKIAIMLPRFSRYGGVERFGYNLSKGLAEQGYSVDFICSRAEEKPPQDVTVIGVGRYGLCRAGKLLWFILAAEKVRKDGDYDLCISLGKSLNQDILRVGGGPLESFWKLSRRAWPAGFARLFKMFRRRTALVNILIKYIEKRQVRSGCRMVCVSHRVKEWMIESHPAMSEREIDVVYNKPDLSLFFKPTEDDRIKSRAEFYLTDNDVVISTATTNFALKGVSSLIKVLAELPDNYYLHVAGGRNPAKYQALAEKLGVAKRVRFLGKVTDMPDFYGRSDIFVLPSYYDACSNSVLEALACGLPVLSSRDNGSSYFLPSDRVFDDPSDFMKIKEMIVTALEERDETPFEWPEKISCGIEPYLKMVKEMVLQK comes from the coding sequence ATGATTAAAATTGCAATAATGCTACCGCGTTTCAGTCGATACGGGGGAGTAGAGCGCTTTGGATATAATCTCAGTAAGGGGTTGGCTGAGCAAGGGTACAGTGTCGATTTTATCTGTTCCCGGGCTGAGGAAAAACCTCCGCAGGATGTAACTGTTATTGGTGTAGGGCGATATGGTTTGTGCCGCGCCGGAAAGTTGTTGTGGTTTATCCTTGCTGCCGAAAAGGTGCGTAAAGATGGAGACTATGATCTTTGTATAAGTCTCGGCAAATCTCTCAATCAGGATATATTGCGCGTTGGTGGCGGTCCTCTTGAATCATTCTGGAAACTTTCACGTCGGGCATGGCCTGCGGGATTCGCTCGTTTATTTAAGATGTTTCGCAGGCGTACCGCACTCGTAAATATACTTATTAAATATATTGAGAAGCGTCAGGTTCGTTCAGGTTGCCGCATGGTCTGTGTTTCACACCGTGTTAAGGAATGGATGATTGAATCGCATCCTGCCATGAGTGAACGCGAAATAGACGTGGTTTACAACAAGCCGGACTTATCTCTTTTCTTTAAACCAACCGAAGATGATAGAATTAAGAGTCGCGCTGAATTTTATTTGACTGATAATGATGTCGTAATATCAACCGCCACTACGAATTTTGCCTTAAAAGGTGTTTCAAGTCTGATTAAGGTCTTGGCAGAATTACCGGATAATTATTATCTGCACGTAGCGGGGGGCCGTAACCCTGCAAAATATCAGGCGCTGGCAGAAAAACTCGGTGTAGCAAAGCGTGTCCGGTTCTTAGGTAAGGTCACAGATATGCCTGATTTTTACGGAAGATCAGATATTTTTGTTCTTCCTTCATACTATGATGCGTGTTCAAATTCAGTGCTTGAAGCTCTGGCTTGCGGCTTACCTGTATTAAGTTCCCGCGATAATGGAAGCAGTTATTTTCTGCCATCCGATAGAGTTTTTGATGATCCGTCAGATTTTATGAAGATTAAAGAGATGATTGTGACGGCATTAGAAGAGCGTGATGAGACTCCATTTGAATGGCCTGAAAAAATTTCATGCGGAATTGAACCATATTTGAAAATGGTAAAGGAAATGGTTTTACAAAAATAA
- a CDS encoding phosphatase PAP2 family protein, with amino-acid sequence MFFATQPLDMKLFIFANQIFRKSWLDQIMPLISSAALLWVIILAATAYGIYKKGPKILIVMLVIIASMGIADFSTGLIKKTIGRVRPVNSLPLTYFREDGQWQRRPLDFKPLKEKGNSYPSAHAANSMAFALMCMFFFRKLRPWMILLPLAVGYSRLYLGKHFPTDVLAGWIVGICVAISVWLIWSNFIKNKIPDKLRI; translated from the coding sequence GTGTTTTTCGCAACACAGCCTTTAGATATGAAATTATTTATTTTTGCCAACCAGATTTTCAGAAAAAGCTGGCTGGATCAAATAATGCCGCTGATTTCATCCGCAGCTCTTTTATGGGTGATTATTCTCGCTGCTACAGCATACGGCATTTATAAAAAAGGGCCGAAAATTCTAATTGTAATGCTTGTCATCATTGCCTCTATGGGAATCGCCGATTTCTCCACAGGACTGATAAAAAAAACCATCGGCAGAGTTCGCCCTGTAAATTCACTCCCTCTCACTTATTTTAGAGAAGACGGACAGTGGCAACGCAGACCGCTTGATTTTAAACCGCTCAAAGAAAAAGGCAACTCCTACCCTTCAGCACATGCCGCCAATTCTATGGCCTTTGCGCTGATGTGTATGTTCTTTTTCCGTAAGCTGAGACCTTGGATGATCTTGCTGCCGCTTGCAGTGGGCTATTCACGTTTATATCTGGGAAAACACTTCCCGACCGATGTGTTAGCCGGGTGGATTGTCGGAATATGTGTCGCAATTTCAGTCTGGCTGATCTGGAGTAATTTTATCAAAAATAAAATTCCCGACAAATTAAGAATCTAA
- a CDS encoding Xaa-Pro peptidase family protein codes for MSNIEQNIAVPREELEMRWAKVRRFLAETAPEAGGLLAFSRLQVFYLSGTFVNGALWLPVEGEPVLFVRKSVERARLESSIKNICSFKSFKDLAPLAKNVCQPLSAIIGAETAGLTWQLGEMLAARMPDTKFVPCDKALALSRAVKSEWELKRMRKAGELHNLALVDILPEILMAGMTEREISHFIWNIFFELGHQGNMRMQAFGEEIFLGHVSAGDSGIYPSSFNGPLGMRGEHPASPFMGNACKKWQKESLLAADVGFVLEGYHTDKTQVYWSGAKESVPCSIMNAQAFCKDMQDLAADNLKPGTLPSDIYAMLVNEAEKSGYSEGFMGLGESKVPFIGHGIGLTVDGFPPIAKGFNNPIEEGMVFALEPKIGIPGVGMVGVENTFEVTKDGAKSITGDVFDMIYIG; via the coding sequence ATGAGCAACATAGAACAAAATATAGCCGTTCCCAGAGAGGAACTTGAAATGCGCTGGGCTAAGGTAAGAAGATTTTTAGCTGAAACAGCTCCTGAAGCAGGGGGATTGCTGGCTTTTTCAAGATTGCAGGTTTTTTATTTATCAGGAACGTTTGTGAACGGAGCGTTGTGGCTGCCGGTTGAAGGGGAGCCTGTTCTTTTCGTTCGTAAGTCTGTTGAAAGGGCGCGTCTTGAAAGCTCAATAAAAAATATATGTTCATTCAAGTCTTTTAAAGATCTTGCTCCGCTGGCTAAAAATGTATGTCAGCCCTTATCGGCTATTATCGGCGCTGAAACCGCCGGACTTACCTGGCAACTTGGAGAAATGCTTGCTGCCCGTATGCCGGATACTAAATTTGTCCCTTGTGATAAAGCACTGGCTCTTTCCCGTGCAGTGAAGTCGGAATGGGAACTTAAAAGAATGCGCAAGGCCGGAGAACTTCATAACCTCGCGCTTGTTGATATTCTGCCCGAGATATTAATGGCCGGAATGACTGAACGTGAGATTTCGCACTTTATCTGGAATATCTTTTTTGAATTAGGCCATCAAGGAAACATGCGGATGCAGGCATTCGGTGAAGAAATTTTTCTGGGTCATGTCTCTGCCGGTGATTCCGGTATATATCCGAGTTCGTTTAATGGTCCTTTGGGAATGCGCGGTGAGCATCCGGCATCTCCGTTTATGGGTAACGCATGTAAAAAATGGCAGAAAGAAAGCTTGCTTGCTGCGGATGTTGGGTTTGTTCTTGAGGGATATCATACTGATAAAACACAGGTTTACTGGTCTGGTGCAAAAGAATCAGTGCCCTGCAGTATTATGAATGCACAAGCTTTCTGTAAAGATATGCAGGATCTGGCGGCTGATAATTTAAAACCCGGTACACTTCCGAGCGATATCTACGCAATGCTGGTTAACGAAGCTGAAAAGAGTGGATATTCAGAAGGTTTTATGGGGCTTGGTGAAAGCAAAGTTCCGTTTATCGGGCATGGAATCGGCCTGACTGTGGATGGATTTCCGCCTATTGCAAAAGGTTTTAATAATCCAATCGAAGAAGGGATGGTCTTCGCTCTTGAACCCAAAATAGGTATTCCGGGAGTGGGCATGGTCGGCGTGGAAAATACTTTTGAAGTCACAAAAGACGGAGCAAAATCCATCACCGGTGATGTTTTTGATATGATTTATATCGGCTGA
- a CDS encoding iron-containing alcohol dehydrogenase, producing the protein MLNFQFFIPTRLIFGPGKLAELGTTPNLPKGDKALIIIGESGAMITNGYLDKVQAALGKQNVATMVFDNISPNPKSDQIDEAAKLAREKNIDFIVALGGGSTIDAAKAIALLTTNVGKCWDFIQAGSGGGIVAENPSAPLIAIPTTAGTGTEADPWAVISKSGGTEKISLGSDSTFPYMSIIDPELMLSVPPRTTAYTGIDAFFHAVETFVSTEHQPMSDMLALESVHLITNYLPMAIEQGDNIEARTVMAWASTAAGMCETLSRCISHHSLEHALSAMYPELPHGLGLAKLSLPYFKRLIPGSPDRFEDLAMAMGYDTSSFDENQRASVFLEGLRVLLDRTGLAQESLKNYGAKEEDVPQLVEIAMATMGKLFEFTPTEMDQDDLECIVSEAIAG; encoded by the coding sequence ATGCTAAACTTTCAATTCTTCATCCCGACACGACTCATTTTCGGCCCCGGCAAACTTGCTGAACTTGGCACTACTCCAAATCTTCCTAAAGGAGATAAAGCCCTTATAATTATAGGTGAATCCGGGGCGATGATCACCAACGGCTATCTTGATAAAGTTCAAGCTGCCCTCGGCAAACAAAATGTTGCCACGATGGTTTTTGATAATATATCTCCCAATCCGAAATCTGATCAAATTGATGAAGCGGCGAAACTTGCCCGTGAAAAAAATATAGATTTTATCGTCGCACTTGGTGGAGGTTCCACTATCGACGCAGCTAAAGCAATTGCCCTGCTGACCACAAATGTTGGTAAATGCTGGGATTTCATTCAGGCCGGTTCAGGCGGAGGCATTGTTGCTGAAAATCCTTCCGCGCCCCTGATTGCCATCCCGACCACAGCAGGAACAGGCACAGAAGCTGACCCGTGGGCAGTTATCAGCAAAAGCGGCGGTACTGAAAAAATCAGCCTCGGCTCAGATTCAACATTCCCGTACATGTCGATCATTGACCCCGAGTTAATGCTGTCCGTCCCTCCGCGCACGACTGCATACACCGGCATTGATGCGTTTTTCCACGCTGTTGAAACTTTTGTTTCAACCGAGCATCAGCCCATGAGTGATATGCTGGCACTTGAATCAGTACATCTCATCACCAACTATCTGCCTATGGCGATTGAGCAGGGCGACAATATTGAAGCCCGCACTGTAATGGCATGGGCCAGCACAGCAGCCGGAATGTGCGAAACACTTTCACGCTGCATATCTCACCATTCTTTGGAACATGCCTTAAGCGCAATGTACCCCGAACTCCCGCACGGTCTGGGACTTGCTAAACTTTCACTTCCATACTTTAAACGCCTTATCCCCGGCAGCCCTGACCGTTTTGAAGATCTTGCGATGGCAATGGGCTACGACACTTCAAGCTTTGATGAAAATCAGCGCGCGTCAGTTTTTCTGGAAGGATTACGTGTCCTGCTCGATCGCACAGGGCTAGCTCAGGAATCACTGAAAAATTATGGTGCAAAAGAAGAAGATGTTCCACAACTTGTAGAAATAGCTATGGCCACAATGGGCAAACTTTTCGAATTCACCCCGACAGAAATGGATCAGGATGACCTTGAATGTATTGTCTCGGAAGCTATTGCAGGCTAG
- a CDS encoding J domain-containing protein, translated as MNFQDARRILKIDSDAKIADVKKAFRKLAFTMHPDLNPSPDAARKFREVNEAYVFLRNEMRNDSEKPTSAGRASYTKRKATFTSRADQKTASQGAKAYQQQQKTARTDAQNNNRSASAQQSRSFYQKEEDVLKDILNDPFAKQVFEDIYRQISKDKPYTTSGSAKERKINMNWGDKSVSVDVSRGIFGGIKSWVSGQMDDEQTVFFPASTLIPGRNIRITIQQGFKKSSKILDITLPRDFIIGRPIRLKGQGRKLGPLKGDLYLRILAK; from the coding sequence ATGAATTTTCAGGACGCACGGCGAATATTAAAGATAGATTCAGATGCAAAAATTGCAGATGTGAAAAAGGCATTTCGTAAACTGGCCTTTACCATGCACCCTGACCTTAATCCCAGCCCTGATGCTGCCCGTAAATTCAGAGAAGTGAATGAAGCGTACGTTTTTCTTAGAAACGAAATGCGTAACGATTCTGAAAAACCGACCTCAGCCGGAAGAGCCTCGTATACCAAAAGAAAAGCAACATTCACTTCTCGAGCCGATCAGAAAACAGCATCTCAAGGTGCAAAAGCTTACCAGCAACAACAAAAAACCGCACGAACGGATGCCCAGAACAATAACCGTTCAGCTTCTGCCCAGCAAAGCAGATCTTTTTATCAAAAAGAGGAAGATGTCCTCAAAGATATTCTTAATGATCCGTTTGCAAAACAGGTATTCGAAGATATTTACCGCCAGATAAGCAAAGATAAACCTTATACGACTTCCGGCTCGGCTAAAGAGCGTAAAATAAACATGAACTGGGGTGATAAATCCGTATCAGTTGATGTTTCGCGTGGAATTTTCGGAGGAATTAAGTCGTGGGTGAGCGGACAGATGGACGATGAACAGACCGTCTTCTTTCCTGCTTCAACACTTATCCCCGGTCGAAACATTCGCATAACCATCCAGCAAGGTTTCAAAAAAAGTTCAAAAATTCTCGATATTACGCTACCGCGAGATTTTATCATCGGCAGACCGATACGTCTTAAAGGCCAAGGCAGAAAACTCGGCCCGCTGAAAGGTGACCTTTATTTACGAATTCTTGCTAAATAG
- a CDS encoding glycosyltransferase family 2 protein, translated as MTKNYDLSLVIPVYNEQDNLRKLMQEIDSALEPLNIPYEVVFVDDGSKDASLSVLNEISKTYQAARYISFEENRGQSAAFCAGFDEALAPRVATMDADLQNDPADLPAMLALYNEGYDMVIGWRMKRKDVWIKRVGSKIANAIRNKLTKESVKDTGCSLKIMRTEMVRSIPRFNGMHRFLPTLMKMRGASVSEIKVNHRPRHQGESKYGTLDRAMAGGYDLLGVRWLQSRHFSYSVKERSGEKDNL; from the coding sequence ATGACAAAAAACTATGACCTATCCCTCGTAATCCCCGTTTATAACGAACAGGATAACTTACGAAAACTAATGCAGGAAATTGATTCGGCCCTAGAGCCGCTTAATATTCCATATGAAGTTGTGTTTGTGGATGACGGCAGTAAAGACGCAAGTCTCTCTGTTTTGAATGAAATTTCCAAGACCTATCAAGCTGCCAGATATATTTCATTTGAAGAAAACAGAGGGCAGTCAGCTGCATTTTGTGCAGGTTTTGATGAAGCTCTTGCACCGCGCGTCGCCACTATGGACGCTGACCTTCAAAATGATCCCGCAGATCTTCCGGCCATGTTAGCCCTTTATAACGAAGGATATGACATGGTTATCGGTTGGCGCATGAAGCGTAAGGATGTGTGGATTAAAAGAGTCGGCTCTAAAATTGCTAACGCTATAAGAAATAAACTGACCAAGGAATCGGTCAAAGATACCGGATGTTCCTTAAAAATTATGCGTACCGAAATGGTTCGTTCAATTCCCCGTTTTAACGGAATGCACCGTTTTCTGCCTACACTTATGAAGATGCGGGGCGCGAGTGTTTCTGAAATTAAAGTGAATCATCGTCCGCGTCATCAAGGTGAATCCAAGTATGGAACTTTGGATCGTGCCATGGCCGGAGGTTATGATCTTTTAGGTGTGCGTTGGTTGCAAAGCCGCCATTTTTCTTATTCTGTTAAAGAACGCAGCGGCGAAAAAGATAATTTATGA
- the hisH gene encoding imidazole glycerol phosphate synthase subunit HisH, with protein sequence MLAILDYKAGNQTSVQRALNKLDIPNVITSDPDVLSKATGIIFPGVGAAGQAMDELIAGGLDALLKDLVSQKKPLLGICVGCQILLDYSEENDTKALSVIPGECRLFNPSWVDYEGVPIRVPHMGWNQIELKQDCILFKDIDPEAYFYFVHSYYPAPEEKFIIGETIYGRPFCSLHGREGLWAVQFHPEKSGNPGLKMLSNFYEYCKEASDA encoded by the coding sequence ATGCTGGCCATTCTTGACTACAAGGCTGGGAATCAAACCAGTGTTCAGCGCGCTCTGAACAAATTAGACATTCCAAACGTAATCACATCTGATCCGGACGTGCTATCCAAAGCAACCGGCATAATTTTTCCAGGCGTCGGAGCTGCGGGTCAGGCTATGGACGAGCTTATAGCCGGCGGTCTTGACGCACTATTAAAAGACTTAGTTTCGCAGAAAAAGCCTCTGCTCGGCATTTGCGTAGGTTGTCAGATTCTACTGGACTACAGCGAAGAAAATGACACCAAAGCTCTTTCAGTTATCCCCGGAGAATGCAGACTCTTCAATCCTTCATGGGTAGATTATGAAGGAGTTCCTATCCGCGTGCCTCATATGGGCTGGAACCAGATTGAGCTGAAACAGGACTGTATTCTTTTTAAAGATATTGATCCTGAAGCATACTTTTATTTTGTCCACAGCTATTATCCAGCTCCCGAAGAAAAATTTATTATCGGCGAAACAATTTATGGCCGCCCTTTCTGCTCCCTTCACGGACGCGAAGGACTCTGGGCCGTTCAATTCCATCCGGAAAAAAGCGGTAACCCCGGCCTGAAAATGCTTTCCAATTTCTACGAATACTGCAAGGAGGCTTCCGATGCTTAG
- a CDS encoding AzlC family ABC transporter permease yields MNGFIKGVRANIPLTPSVIAYSCVLGVLAAQKSIAWTYIMALNVFMFAGSAQFVMVDMWADPLPLTEMAIAATIVNMRYILIAASLKDLFAGQGLLRRMSIMHFVADENWAMTMVAARKGQADIFHLLGGGMFLMLVWSCGTMAGMSLGGIIPDPQVLALDFAFTAVFTALAVSLWQGRQDVLPWIVAITASVLTEHFVPGKWYILVGGISGAACAAFTAPQREKA; encoded by the coding sequence ATGAACGGCTTTATTAAGGGAGTCCGAGCGAATATACCTCTTACACCCAGCGTTATTGCATACAGCTGTGTACTCGGCGTTCTAGCTGCACAAAAATCCATTGCCTGGACCTATATAATGGCACTTAATGTTTTCATGTTTGCTGGATCTGCCCAATTCGTAATGGTGGACATGTGGGCGGACCCGCTCCCCCTAACGGAAATGGCTATCGCAGCAACAATTGTAAACATGCGCTACATACTCATTGCAGCCTCGCTTAAAGATTTATTTGCCGGACAAGGATTGCTGCGCCGGATGAGCATCATGCATTTTGTGGCCGACGAAAACTGGGCTATGACCATGGTTGCAGCGCGCAAAGGCCAAGCTGACATTTTCCACCTCCTCGGAGGCGGAATGTTTCTGATGCTGGTCTGGAGCTGCGGAACCATGGCGGGCATGTCTCTGGGAGGAATTATACCCGACCCGCAAGTACTTGCTCTGGATTTCGCATTCACAGCAGTATTCACCGCTCTGGCTGTTTCCCTCTGGCAAGGTAGACAGGATGTACTCCCATGGATAGTTGCCATAACAGCCTCAGTTCTCACCGAACACTTCGTGCCCGGCAAATGGTACATACTGGTGGGCGGCATATCAGGAGCAGCATGTGCTGCTTTCACAGCTCCACAAAGGGAGAAAGCTTGA
- a CDS encoding TVP38/TMEM64 family protein, whose translation MTSPRSDSKVKAKALIKGLAMLGVLALAVYLVRYAGLSEALDTKWIDEHVSSRGMTGVILYVGIAAFFSAIGFPRQLICFMGGYAYGFAFGALLGTIGTGLGCACAFIYARLVARSFIQNKFGARIQKVDNFLSRSPFNMALTIRFFPLGSNVITNLLAGVTGIPAIPFILGSTIGYLPQNIVFALFGSGVNVSSTTQMAMAVILFIVSTLLGFKLYKKYRNQAEAMVE comes from the coding sequence ATGACATCTCCTCGAAGTGATTCAAAAGTAAAAGCCAAAGCCCTGATTAAAGGGCTTGCAATGCTCGGTGTGCTTGCTTTAGCTGTTTATTTAGTCAGATATGCAGGGCTTTCTGAAGCGTTGGATACTAAGTGGATAGATGAGCATGTCAGCTCGCGCGGAATGACTGGCGTAATTTTATATGTCGGTATAGCTGCATTCTTTTCTGCTATCGGGTTTCCGCGTCAGTTAATTTGTTTCATGGGTGGATACGCTTACGGATTTGCGTTTGGAGCCTTGCTCGGGACTATCGGAACAGGGCTTGGGTGCGCTTGTGCATTTATTTATGCACGGCTTGTGGCCCGTTCATTTATTCAAAATAAATTTGGAGCCCGCATTCAAAAAGTGGATAATTTCTTAAGTCGCAGTCCGTTTAATATGGCTCTGACAATTCGCTTTTTCCCGTTGGGGAGCAATGTTATTACAAACCTCCTTGCCGGAGTAACCGGGATTCCCGCGATTCCTTTTATTCTCGGTTCCACAATTGGTTATCTGCCGCAGAATATAGTTTTCGCACTTTTTGGTAGCGGAGTGAATGTTTCTTCTACCACTCAAATGGCTATGGCGGTAATTTTGTTTATTGTTTCAACTTTATTAGGTTTTAAACTTTATAAAAAATATCGTAATCAGGCCGAAGCTATGGTTGAATAA
- a CDS encoding YkgJ family cysteine cluster protein, with translation MIKAFECQRCGHCCQGEGGIIMTKKDRKRLAEHLGLPEEEMILKYSETVNGKIRLQSREDGYCVFFNEGCGVHPGRPDVCRAWPFFRGNLVDKLSWEMVQDYCPGINNEAGHEQFVIQGKEYIRAEGLRQHDPEVGPNALITEDD, from the coding sequence ATGATTAAAGCTTTTGAATGTCAAAGATGCGGCCACTGCTGTCAAGGCGAAGGCGGCATCATAATGACCAAAAAAGATAGAAAAAGACTGGCTGAACATCTCGGCTTGCCAGAAGAAGAAATGATTTTAAAATACAGCGAGACTGTAAACGGTAAAATCCGTCTCCAAAGCAGAGAAGACGGATACTGCGTATTTTTCAACGAAGGCTGCGGAGTTCACCCCGGCAGACCTGACGTTTGCAGAGCATGGCCATTTTTCAGAGGAAATCTCGTTGACAAACTGAGCTGGGAAATGGTTCAGGATTACTGTCCGGGTATTAACAACGAAGCCGGACATGAACAATTTGTAATTCAAGGCAAAGAATACATTCGCGCGGAAGGATTGCGTCAGCACGATCCTGAAGTGGGTCCCAACGCACTCATTACCGAAGACGACTAG